A portion of the Pleuronectes platessa chromosome 15, fPlePla1.1, whole genome shotgun sequence genome contains these proteins:
- the hmgn1b gene encoding non-histone chromosomal protein HMG-like isoform X1 gives MPKRTKVAEVDSLPKRRSLRLSDQAPSSAKAEPKAKPKKAPAKPKKTKEVEKAKPEEKAPEAPAENGEAKAEEEAPASDAAEDKKEAE, from the exons ATGCCTAAAAGGACGAAA GTAGCTGAAGTTGATTCACTG CCCAAAAGGAGATCGCTCAGGTTGAGTGAT CAGGCACCTTCATCTGCGAAGGCAGAGCCCAAAGCGAAGCCAAAG AAGGCACCTGCTAAGCCTAAGAAAACCAAGGAAGTGGAGAAGGCCAAGCCTGAGGAGAAGGCACCCGAAGCCCCTGCTGAGAATGGCGAAGCCAAAGCTGAGGAAGAG GCACCAGCTTCAGACGCAGCTGAAGACAAAAAAGAGGCAGAATAA
- the slc37a4b gene encoding glucose-6-phosphate exchanger SLC37A4b, with protein sequence MGATGYGYYRVVIFSCMFMGYSLYFFNRKTFSFVMPSVMEEIELDKDDLGLITSSQTLAYAISKFISGVLSDQISARWLFSIGLFLVGGINIAFSWSSTVSMFSLLWFINGLGQGCGWPPCGKVLRKWFEPSQFGTWWSVLSCSMNLAGSLGPILATVLLQYYDWRTILTMSGIFCASFSFVCLVFVKNEPKDVGLPSIQPAAKKGAKGGNSESTLREFLLSPFLWVLSLGYLVVFGVKTAATDWGQLFLMQEKGQTALMGSTYMSALEVGGFVGSLASGLISDRAVARKGLGTHGNPRHGLLIIMMAGMYVSMFLFRVTITTEIPEEAPLWVQVIHPLSVLIGVTEKEIWILFLGAMFGFSSYGPIALFGVIASESAPSNFCGTSHAVVALMANVGAFMAGLPFSTIAKQHSWDMAFWVAEVTMGIATIAFFLVRNMRTKMGRIVEKMD encoded by the exons ATGGGGGCCACAGGCTACGGCTACTATCGTGTAGTCATCTTCTCGTGCATGTTCATGGGCTACTCGCTGTACTTCTTCAACAGGAAGACCTTCTCCTTCGTCATGCCCTCTGTGATGGAGGAGATTGAACTGGACAAAGATGACTTGG gtctgatcaccagcaGCCAGACATTGGCCTACGCCATCAGTAAGTTTATCAGCGGTGTGCTGTCAGATCAGATCAGCGCCCGCTGGCTGTTCTCCATCGGCCTCTTCCTGGTGGGGGGCATCAACATCGCCTTCTCCTGGTCCTCCACTGTATCCATGTTCTCACTGCTCTGGTTCATCAACGGCCTGGGACAGGGCTGTGGCTGGCCCCCCTGTGGGAAAGTGCTGCGCAAG TGGTTTGAACCCTCCCAGTTTGGAACATGGTGGTCGGTGCTTTCCTGCAGTATGAACCTGGCTGGGAGTCTGGGTCCAATCCTGGCCACAGTGCTCCTGCAGTACTATGACTGGAGGACGATCCTGACCATGTCAGGCATTTTCTGTGCCTCCTTCTCCTTTGTTTGTCTGGTATTTGTAAAGAATGAGCCAAAGGACGTGGGCCTTCCCAGCATCCAGCCCGCGGCCAAGAAGGGGGCGAAGGGAG GCAACAGCGAAAGCACGCTGAGGGaattcctcctctcccccttccTGTGGGTGCTGTCTCTGGGCTACTTGGTGGTGTTTGGGGTGAAGACAGCTGCCACCGACTGGGGACAGCTATTCCTCATGCAGGAGAAAGGCCAAACCGCTCTTATGG GCAGCACCTACATGAGTGCCTTGGAGGTGGGAGGATTTGTGGGCAGTCTCGCATCAGGCCTCATCTCAGACAGAGCAGTGGCTCGG AAAGGCTTGGGCACCCATGGAAACCCCCGACATGGCCTGCTCATCATCATGATGGCTGGTATGTACGTGTCCATGTTCCTCTTCAGAGTCACCATCACAACTGAAATCCCAGAG GAGGCTCCTCTTTGGGTTCAAGTCATTCATCCCCTGTCCGTCCTCATCGGGGTGACAGAAAAAGAG atctggatcctcttcctTGGTGCTATGTTTGGATTTTCTTCTTACGGACCAATTGCCTTGTTTGGAGTGATAGCCAGTGAAAGTGCTCCTTCAAACTTCTGTGGAACCTCTCATGCTGTCGTGGCCCTGATGGCGAATG TGGGCGCTTTTATGGCGGGGCTTCCCTTCAGCACTATTGCCAAGCAGCACAGCTGGGACATGGCCTTCTGGGTAGCCGAGGTGACAATGGGAATCGCAACCATCGCTTTCTTCCTTGTACGTAACATGCGCACCAAAATGGGAAGGATCGTGGAGAAAATGGATTAA
- the hmgn1b gene encoding non-histone chromosomal protein HMG-like isoform X2, whose protein sequence is MPKRTKVAEVDSLPKRRSLRLSDAPSSAKAEPKAKPKKAPAKPKKTKEVEKAKPEEKAPEAPAENGEAKAEEEAPASDAAEDKKEAE, encoded by the exons ATGCCTAAAAGGACGAAA GTAGCTGAAGTTGATTCACTG CCCAAAAGGAGATCGCTCAGGTTGAGTGAT GCACCTTCATCTGCGAAGGCAGAGCCCAAAGCGAAGCCAAAG AAGGCACCTGCTAAGCCTAAGAAAACCAAGGAAGTGGAGAAGGCCAAGCCTGAGGAGAAGGCACCCGAAGCCCCTGCTGAGAATGGCGAAGCCAAAGCTGAGGAAGAG GCACCAGCTTCAGACGCAGCTGAAGACAAAAAAGAGGCAGAATAA